In one window of Methanosarcina vacuolata Z-761 DNA:
- a CDS encoding ABC transporter ATP-binding protein yields MIVLKDFSYTYRTAETPVLNKINLEVRQGELLLVTGHSAAGKTTLALAMAGILHHEIGGKTEGEIIFKNRNVKSFNGMKELSRHIGMVFDDAESQLIFTSVEEEIRSGLENRGYSKKELMNRLEEVMELCEISHLKTRAPHTLSGGQKQKAALAATLALDTEVLILDEATAELDTKAVRRIFSILKRLKEAGKTIIIIDHNIDDFLEIGDRVVLLEKGRIKAIKSPADFSASSLTASSLTASSLTASSLTASSLTESSLASEQEISETDRQAHYISQNKGKEMQPIISVRNLTQRYGEVLALDSIDLEIYPGELVAVLGENGSGKTTLVKHFNGLLHPYSGSVIIKGLETSKTPVNELVKHTGLVFQNPDNMLFEDTVEAEIAFGLNNINIKGLEAEKAISDSLELVNLGEKLKVFPRNLSRGERQRLAVACVIAMKPELIVLDEPTTGLDAEESDSMMQLMRKLQQEGHTIVMVTHNMQIVKDHAERIIRMEAGKIVEDTRRGTAGREQMNSEQVSREHGGICA; encoded by the coding sequence ATGATAGTACTGAAAGATTTTTCATATACCTACAGAACAGCTGAAACCCCTGTCCTGAATAAAATTAACCTTGAGGTTAGACAGGGAGAACTGCTTCTGGTTACCGGGCACAGTGCAGCCGGAAAGACAACGCTTGCCCTTGCTATGGCAGGCATCCTGCACCATGAAATCGGGGGCAAGACCGAAGGAGAAATCATTTTTAAAAACCGGAACGTGAAAAGTTTTAACGGCATGAAGGAACTGAGCCGGCATATCGGGATGGTTTTTGACGATGCGGAATCACAGTTGATCTTCACAAGTGTCGAAGAGGAAATCCGTTCGGGACTTGAAAATCGAGGATATTCCAAAAAGGAATTGATGAACAGACTGGAAGAAGTAATGGAATTATGCGAAATCAGCCACCTGAAAACCCGAGCACCACATACTCTTTCTGGTGGGCAGAAGCAAAAAGCCGCACTTGCAGCAACCCTTGCCCTCGATACCGAAGTCCTTATCCTTGACGAAGCTACAGCCGAACTGGATACAAAGGCCGTAAGAAGAATCTTTTCAATACTGAAACGGCTGAAAGAAGCCGGGAAGACTATCATAATCATAGACCACAACATAGACGATTTCCTTGAAATTGGGGATCGGGTCGTGCTGCTTGAAAAAGGCAGAATAAAAGCTATAAAAAGTCCGGCTGATTTTTCAGCATCTTCTCTTACAGCATCTTCTCTTACAGCATCTTCTCTTACAGCATCTTCTCTTACAGCATCTTCTCTTACGGAGTCTTCTCTTGCTTCTGAACAGGAAATTTCTGAAACTGATCGACAGGCCCATTATATTTCTCAGAATAAGGGAAAGGAAATGCAGCCCATTATTTCTGTAAGAAATCTCACACAGCGTTACGGGGAAGTCCTGGCGCTCGATAGCATAGACCTGGAAATTTATCCCGGTGAGCTCGTTGCTGTGCTGGGTGAGAACGGTTCAGGCAAAACAACCCTTGTCAAGCATTTTAATGGTCTATTACATCCTTATTCCGGAAGTGTAATAATAAAAGGCCTTGAAACTTCAAAAACTCCTGTAAACGAGCTTGTCAAACACACCGGGCTGGTTTTTCAGAACCCGGACAATATGCTTTTTGAGGATACCGTCGAAGCAGAAATTGCTTTCGGATTAAATAACATTAATATAAAAGGGCTTGAGGCTGAAAAAGCAATATCCGATTCCCTTGAACTTGTAAATCTTGGCGAAAAACTAAAGGTTTTTCCCCGTAACCTGAGCAGGGGAGAAAGGCAGAGGCTGGCGGTTGCCTGCGTAATTGCCATGAAGCCCGAACTGATCGTGCTCGATGAACCTACAACAGGCCTGGACGCCGAAGAATCGGACAGTATGATGCAGCTCATGAGAAAACTTCAGCAGGAAGGGCACACAATAGTCATGGTGACCCATAACATGCAGATAGTAAAAGACCACGCTGAGAGGATTATTCGCATGGAGGCCGGAAAAATCGTTGAAGATACTCGCAGGGGAACTGCAGGTAGAGAACAGATGAACAGTGAACAGGTGAGCAGAGAGCATGGAGGCATTTGTGCATGA
- a CDS encoding DUF5814 domain-containing protein: protein MMLWVLGYAEKSKIRVMAIKDRMKQPLYMAELVIKDSYKGPRPLKIRLLTGKKEEFIPPQQFIELLRSANRIMFAEGGDPSNEAAFLEMLKGFQLDADKVKICKHCWINKRFNFVNSKSIKYNNELICLECAKEELLRAVRSAGVQYGEKSIDFLEQVLSKTRDLDRTIRMLSPERLDPEFTRYDTIRTNPASATVRVKSLPLQKKFKEMLLEKSETLLPVQTLSIEAGLLEGKNQFVVSATATGKTLIGEMAGIQNLFNKKGKMLYLVPLVALANQKYEQFKERYSKLGFTTSIKIGAILIKTSQRVKMQTSPGADIIVGTYEGIDHMLRSGNADFLGKIGTVVVDEVHTLEDQERGHRLDGLIGRLRYVAPEAQFIYLSATVANPAGYAKKLGAQLVRYEHRPVPIDRHLLFCQENEKAKLISQLAKEEYSMLSSKKHRGQTIVFTNSRRNCHKLAGALSIQAAPYHAGLSQYERKKVETRFAKGEIPVIVTTAALAAGVDFPASQVIFESLAMGIDWISVQDFLQMSGRAGRPDYHDRGVVVLMPVPGKSYSGSQSDTEEEVAIKLLQGEMISAGVHYGEAEQLEEVLASVAVTSSVQDLRMIHNQMFGDYDLDKLVLRLQSYRFVEKKGNRITLTRFGKITAAHFLPVSKAFLIRDAVLGDNEPLKIATNLEFFDAAYFKYANQIGSSLHVNMPSRIFQGATLDIIFDGESLSQLDAKLQELLLNFASDFLTCKCKDSPYCGCAEQKFSEKIIKLRTEALEPAQIVNKLENKYGISAYQGDVFGYLDNAVRNLDAVELIAKVHSKKGVAEEAKKLKKKVQG, encoded by the coding sequence ATCATGCTCTGGGTCCTAGGTTATGCTGAAAAATCGAAGATAAGAGTTATGGCTATAAAGGACCGGATGAAACAGCCGCTTTATATGGCCGAGCTCGTTATAAAAGATAGTTACAAAGGGCCTCGCCCTCTCAAAATCAGGCTCCTCACCGGCAAAAAAGAAGAATTCATTCCTCCTCAGCAGTTTATAGAGCTCCTGCGCAGTGCAAACCGAATAATGTTCGCAGAAGGAGGAGATCCTTCAAATGAGGCTGCTTTTCTGGAAATGCTTAAAGGTTTTCAACTTGATGCGGACAAAGTAAAAATCTGTAAACATTGCTGGATTAATAAACGTTTCAACTTTGTAAACAGTAAATCCATCAAGTACAATAATGAACTCATCTGCCTGGAATGTGCAAAAGAAGAACTATTGCGTGCAGTCCGTTCGGCTGGTGTGCAGTATGGGGAAAAATCCATAGATTTCCTGGAGCAGGTGCTTTCAAAAACCCGAGACCTTGACAGGACTATCCGGATGCTGAGCCCTGAAAGGCTTGACCCTGAATTCACACGCTATGACACTATAAGAACAAATCCTGCCAGTGCTACAGTTAGGGTAAAAAGCCTGCCTCTGCAAAAGAAATTTAAGGAAATGCTGCTCGAAAAATCCGAGACCCTGCTGCCTGTCCAGACATTATCGATAGAAGCCGGGCTTCTGGAAGGGAAAAACCAGTTTGTAGTCTCGGCAACAGCAACTGGAAAGACCCTCATAGGGGAGATGGCAGGAATCCAGAACCTCTTCAACAAAAAAGGAAAAATGCTCTACCTCGTCCCCCTGGTTGCACTTGCAAACCAGAAGTATGAACAGTTCAAAGAACGATATTCAAAACTCGGGTTCACAACCTCCATAAAGATCGGAGCAATTCTTATAAAAACTTCTCAGCGCGTGAAGATGCAGACCAGTCCGGGTGCGGATATTATTGTAGGGACCTACGAGGGTATAGACCACATGCTTCGGTCGGGAAATGCCGATTTTCTGGGCAAAATCGGAACTGTGGTAGTGGATGAAGTCCATACTCTCGAAGACCAGGAGAGGGGCCACAGGCTGGATGGGCTTATCGGAAGGTTGAGATATGTGGCACCCGAAGCTCAGTTCATCTATCTCTCTGCAACTGTTGCAAATCCCGCAGGCTATGCGAAGAAACTTGGAGCTCAGCTTGTCCGTTACGAGCACAGGCCGGTTCCTATTGACAGGCATCTTCTTTTCTGCCAGGAAAACGAAAAAGCAAAGTTGATTTCCCAGCTCGCGAAAGAAGAATATTCAATGTTATCTTCCAAAAAGCACAGGGGACAGACAATTGTCTTTACAAATTCCCGTCGAAACTGTCACAAGCTTGCAGGAGCTCTTTCTATTCAGGCGGCTCCCTATCATGCCGGGCTTTCACAGTACGAGAGAAAGAAAGTTGAAACTCGTTTTGCAAAAGGAGAGATTCCGGTAATTGTGACCACGGCTGCTCTTGCGGCTGGGGTGGATTTTCCGGCTTCCCAGGTGATCTTTGAATCCCTGGCAATGGGAATTGACTGGATATCAGTCCAGGATTTTCTGCAGATGAGCGGAAGGGCAGGGAGACCTGACTATCATGATAGGGGAGTTGTTGTGCTTATGCCCGTGCCTGGAAAATCGTATTCCGGTTCACAGTCCGATACCGAAGAAGAGGTTGCAATTAAACTGCTCCAGGGAGAAATGATCTCAGCAGGCGTACATTATGGAGAAGCCGAACAGCTCGAGGAAGTGCTTGCATCGGTTGCAGTTACCTCCTCGGTGCAGGACCTCAGAATGATCCACAACCAGATGTTTGGAGACTATGACCTGGATAAGTTGGTTCTGCGTCTTCAGAGCTACCGTTTTGTGGAAAAAAAAGGAAACCGAATAACGCTTACGCGGTTTGGAAAAATTACTGCAGCACATTTCCTTCCGGTATCGAAAGCTTTTCTGATTCGAGATGCAGTGCTTGGAGATAATGAACCCCTGAAGATCGCAACGAACCTGGAGTTTTTTGATGCAGCATATTTCAAGTATGCAAACCAGATAGGAAGCTCCCTGCATGTGAATATGCCTTCAAGGATTTTTCAGGGAGCTACCCTTGATATAATTTTTGACGGGGAGTCTCTTTCCCAGCTTGATGCAAAACTCCAGGAACTCCTGTTAAACTTTGCTTCGGACTTTTTAACCTGTAAATGCAAAGATTCGCCTTACTGCGGATGCGCAGAACAGAAGTTTTCGGAAAAAATAATCAAGCTACGTACAGAAGCGCTTGAGCCTGCACAGATAGTAAATAAACTTGAAAATAAATACGGCATCTCAGCCTATCAGGGTGATGTTTTCGGGTACCTGGACAACGCAGTCAGGAACCTTGACGCCGTGGAACTTATAGCAAAAGTACACTCTAAAAAGGGAGTTGCAGAGGAAGCAAAAAAACTTAAAAAGAAAGTCCAGGGTTAA
- a CDS encoding ISH3 family transposase: MPTKNDSMTTDTASLLAVSSELISKYNIITLPESANYECQDTLNILLHAATSSTDSLESASNDLQRKNPDLRIPSADTIFNYIKENKIEDILSSFRKMNLELFKMMKLENNIHDIAIDFHDISYYGDKNTPGIRGIKLKNGSSWGKSFCTLDIIGTSHLTLDVIDINSLNKNYSLLIESLFKRLKTIGVKTGTTYLDKEFFNTDVISKLDELKVNFVIAAKSTQVINRELKNHQKEYGNTSTIFEYRFQKGGPSFNVVAIYNNKKKKYLLFATNKKAESIEKFEKMIPEEYRKRWNIETGYRVKNEFKIRSCTKSPVARVLFFIIQCIMYNVLNMLKSVLEITAYELKSLINEDIKKVVRYGLRSLNFIPVSVLLDCLRWVNEERNRVLRTRLTII; encoded by the coding sequence ATGCCAACAAAAAACGATTCCATGACCACAGATACAGCCAGCTTGCTGGCTGTATCATCTGAATTGATTAGCAAATATAATATAATAACTTTGCCAGAATCTGCAAATTATGAATGTCAGGACACTTTAAACATATTGCTGCATGCCGCAACATCCTCTACAGACTCTCTTGAATCTGCAAGTAATGATTTGCAAAGAAAAAATCCTGACTTAAGAATACCTTCAGCAGATACTATTTTCAATTACATCAAAGAAAATAAAATTGAAGATATTCTTTCCTCTTTTAGAAAAATGAATCTTGAGCTTTTCAAGATGATGAAACTTGAAAACAATATTCATGATATAGCTATTGATTTTCATGACATTTCGTATTATGGAGACAAAAATACTCCTGGTATTAGAGGAATAAAACTAAAGAATGGTAGTTCATGGGGTAAATCGTTCTGTACTCTTGATATAATTGGAACTTCTCACTTAACACTTGACGTAATAGACATCAATAGTTTGAACAAGAATTATTCTCTTTTAATCGAATCTTTATTCAAAAGACTTAAAACGATAGGTGTAAAAACAGGAACAACATACCTTGATAAAGAATTTTTTAACACAGATGTAATTTCAAAGTTGGATGAACTTAAAGTCAATTTTGTTATAGCAGCTAAATCGACTCAGGTTATCAATAGAGAACTTAAAAATCATCAAAAAGAGTATGGAAATACTTCGACTATTTTTGAATATCGATTCCAGAAAGGAGGACCTTCTTTCAATGTTGTGGCAATATATAATAATAAAAAGAAAAAGTATCTTCTGTTTGCTACAAACAAAAAAGCAGAATCAATTGAGAAATTTGAAAAGATGATTCCTGAAGAATATAGAAAACGATGGAATATAGAAACTGGGTATAGAGTGAAAAACGAGTTCAAGATACGATCATGTACAAAATCTCCAGTAGCAAGAGTATTGTTCTTTATTATTCAATGCATCATGTACAATGTGCTAAATATGCTAAAGTCAGTTCTAGAAATTACAGCTTATGAGCTAAAATCATTAATAAATGAAGACATAAAAAAAGTTGTAAGATATGGACTAAGGTCGCTGAATTTTATTCCTGTTAGTGTGTTACTGGATTGTTTGAGATGGGTCAATGAAGAAAGAAATCGAGTGCTACGCACTCGATTAACTATAATATAA
- a CDS encoding DUF6444 domain-containing protein: MKREEILALCASNPEVIAYIISLESQIKDLTERLQVLEFRLNQNSRNSSKPPSSDYISKGKPNPKSLRKQSGKKPGGQEGHPGTTLEMVDNPD; the protein is encoded by the coding sequence ATGAAACGTGAAGAGATTCTTGCTTTGTGTGCTTCAAACCCTGAAGTTATTGCTTATATTATAAGTCTTGAATCTCAAATTAAAGACCTCACTGAAAGATTGCAAGTTTTAGAATTTCGCTTAAATCAAAACAGCCGAAACAGCAGTAAACCTCCTTCTAGTGACTATATTTCCAAAGGAAAACCTAATCCAAAAAGTCTCCGTAAACAGAGTGGCAAGAAACCTGGAGGTCAAGAAGGTCATCCAGGAACAACTCTCGAAATGGTAGATAATCCTGATTAG
- a CDS encoding energy-coupling factor transporter transmembrane component T family protein, producing the protein MKEIMQYINSDSFLHRMNPLSKITAVAGIIVLSVFTTNSMCLALIVLGIFLVSIKARLHHELLRQLKLLVFLSVSLILLTVFTMKSGVTLGFLIPAGTLTTNGIFPVTTGALDFGVVLSLRFFAMLFAFQLLVVTTRPSDLMKALLEIHIPVDYVLMFVIALRFIPSLQVEGQRIHEAQLARGYNPGKGLRGKVRSIKPLLVPLVANSLGRTQVLGLTMDMRGYRDRHSVDNRLAWNKVDFAAVGCVALMGIGVVLTGLI; encoded by the coding sequence ATGAAGGAGATTATGCAGTACATTAACAGTGACAGCTTTTTACATAGAATGAATCCACTCTCCAAAATTACGGCTGTCGCAGGAATTATAGTTCTGAGTGTTTTTACAACGAATTCCATGTGCCTGGCCCTTATAGTACTGGGAATCTTTCTGGTGTCCATCAAAGCCCGACTCCATCATGAACTTCTCAGACAGCTCAAGCTCCTTGTTTTTCTGAGTGTAAGCCTGATTCTGCTAACGGTCTTTACCATGAAAAGCGGAGTAACCCTGGGTTTTCTTATCCCGGCAGGAACTCTTACTACCAACGGGATTTTTCCAGTCACTACCGGAGCTCTGGATTTTGGAGTGGTCCTTTCCCTCCGATTCTTTGCAATGCTCTTCGCCTTTCAGCTTCTTGTGGTCACAACAAGGCCCAGTGACCTCATGAAAGCCCTTCTGGAAATCCACATCCCTGTGGATTATGTGCTTATGTTCGTAATTGCCCTTCGCTTCATCCCGAGCCTGCAGGTCGAAGGTCAGCGTATTCATGAAGCCCAGCTTGCAAGGGGCTATAACCCAGGAAAAGGGCTTCGTGGAAAGGTAAGGAGTATAAAGCCGCTTCTTGTGCCCCTGGTGGCAAATTCTCTTGGAAGGACCCAGGTCCTCGGCCTGACGATGGATATGAGGGGATACAGGGACAGACACAGTGTGGACAACAGGCTTGCCTGGAATAAGGTGGACTTTGCGGCCGTGGGCTGTGTGGCGCTTATGGGAATCGGCGTAGTGCTTACAGGACTGATATAA
- the mtnP gene encoding S-methyl-5'-thioadenosine phosphorylase — translation MEKIPENVEIAVLGGVGFNSYQEFESKLVNTPYGEVTVYLTTIRGKKVAVIPRHAGENHIPPHRINYRANIWAVDCIGAKRVISTNSVGSMRGHPVGSFVVLNDFIDFTRNRPSTFYDDKTVHVDVSEPYCPEIRVALRDALEKQGLPYTEGIYACTEGPRFETRAEIRMMSQFADVVGMTGVPEVGLAKELSLCYASLAIITNQACGMTTQKLTADEVTEVVGKAQDAIFEIISDTIKKIPETRNCRCRFAKEGACL, via the coding sequence ATGGAAAAAATACCTGAAAACGTTGAAATTGCAGTGCTCGGTGGTGTCGGTTTTAACTCTTACCAGGAATTTGAAAGCAAGTTAGTAAACACTCCATATGGAGAAGTTACAGTTTATCTTACTACCATAAGAGGGAAAAAAGTTGCAGTAATCCCCAGGCATGCAGGAGAAAACCATATTCCTCCTCACAGGATTAACTACAGGGCCAATATCTGGGCTGTAGATTGTATCGGGGCAAAACGTGTAATCTCCACAAATTCCGTTGGGTCAATGCGAGGGCATCCGGTGGGTAGTTTTGTAGTACTTAACGATTTTATAGATTTTACCCGGAACCGGCCTTCTACCTTTTATGATGACAAAACCGTACACGTCGATGTATCTGAACCTTACTGCCCTGAGATCAGGGTAGCCCTTAGAGACGCTCTGGAAAAACAGGGACTACCTTATACCGAAGGAATTTATGCCTGCACGGAGGGCCCACGTTTTGAGACCAGGGCCGAAATCCGCATGATGAGCCAATTTGCCGATGTTGTGGGCATGACGGGTGTACCTGAAGTGGGCCTTGCAAAAGAACTCAGCCTCTGTTATGCTTCTCTTGCCATTATCACAAATCAGGCCTGCGGAATGACCACACAGAAACTAACTGCTGACGAAGTTACCGAAGTTGTGGGAAAAGCTCAGGATGCAATCTTTGAGATTATTTCGGATACAATAAAAAAGATTCCGGAAACTCGAAACTGCAGGTGCAGATTTGCTAAGGAAGGAGCCTGTTTATAA
- a CDS encoding DUF373 family protein: MDAEIVSFAGDKNVGVISDQKISEQLETFLNMYDVQRAIFVSDGAEDETLVPIVQSRMRIDSVKRIVIMQSQNLESTYYILKHVFSDPKISQTFFVPLGLAFLIYAIFLLARYPEGAIVGILAAVGLYMLYRGFGLDDLVALEKEKLWDAFLEQRMVFISYTASLLTMLVATAYGAMEVWKLYSADGVWYQGILTLVSVFINASVWWYAGAMLLADLGKIFDLRMENKPIYKNVAISLFVIATGLLFWGASTYILATASLSEGITSDASLALQYFVYSVAVAVLIALAGIKYSVSNQASENEDRGRDKRRKKLA, from the coding sequence CTGGATGCTGAGATAGTTTCTTTTGCAGGAGACAAAAACGTTGGAGTGATCTCAGACCAGAAAATTTCCGAGCAGCTTGAAACATTTCTCAATATGTACGACGTGCAGAGGGCGATATTCGTCTCGGATGGGGCAGAGGACGAAACGCTTGTGCCTATTGTCCAGTCCCGTATGAGAATTGACTCCGTGAAAAGAATTGTAATAATGCAGAGCCAGAATCTTGAAAGTACTTACTATATCCTGAAACACGTCTTTAGCGACCCGAAAATCTCCCAGACTTTCTTTGTACCTTTAGGGCTTGCTTTTCTCATTTATGCAATATTTTTGCTTGCCCGCTATCCCGAAGGTGCAATTGTGGGAATTCTTGCAGCTGTGGGGCTTTACATGTTGTACAGGGGTTTTGGGCTGGACGATCTTGTCGCTCTTGAAAAAGAAAAGCTCTGGGATGCTTTTCTGGAACAGAGGATGGTTTTTATCAGCTATACGGCTTCCCTGCTTACAATGCTTGTAGCAACTGCATACGGAGCTATGGAAGTATGGAAGCTTTACTCGGCAGATGGGGTCTGGTATCAGGGGATCCTTACGCTTGTCTCAGTATTCATCAATGCTTCAGTCTGGTGGTATGCAGGAGCGATGCTGCTTGCCGACCTTGGAAAAATCTTCGATTTAAGGATGGAAAATAAGCCCATTTATAAAAACGTCGCAATCTCTTTATTCGTGATCGCAACAGGGCTGCTATTCTGGGGTGCAAGTACATACATTTTAGCGACGGCGTCCCTTTCGGAAGGCATTACCAGTGATGCGTCCCTTGCCCTCCAGTACTTTGTGTATTCGGTCGCAGTTGCGGTTCTCATTGCCCTTGCAGGAATAAAATACAGCGTATCGAATCAGGCCTCCGAAAATGAAGATAGAGGAAGAGATAAAAGAAGAAAAAAACTCGCCTGA
- a CDS encoding RDD family protein, with translation MQPYSGISRRLIASIIDIFVIISLFMFLELITETIDEALFYILFFLAMWAYFVFQESSTLKSTVGKQAVNIIVTDLNGNRISFIQATKRFILKIFAVIPFFAGFLLILFTSKKQAFHDIIAKTLVFIQED, from the coding sequence ATGCAACCATACTCTGGCATTTCCAGGAGGCTTATAGCTTCAATAATCGACATTTTCGTAATTATTTCCCTTTTTATGTTTTTAGAACTAATCACAGAAACCATAGATGAGGCCCTCTTCTATATTCTGTTCTTTCTCGCAATGTGGGCTTATTTTGTCTTTCAGGAGAGTTCTACCCTGAAGTCAACAGTGGGCAAGCAAGCTGTGAACATCATTGTTACTGACCTCAACGGAAACAGAATCTCCTTTATACAGGCAACAAAGCGATTTATTCTGAAAATTTTCGCTGTAATTCCCTTTTTTGCAGGGTTTCTGCTGATCCTTTTTACTTCAAAAAAGCAGGCTTTTCACGATATTATTGCAAAGACGTTGGTATTTATTCAGGAGGACTGA
- a CDS encoding tryptophan transporter, translating into MKSQDIAIVGILLAVGAIVRYLSLVIPGPIVSNLVIAFYCLAIILVMPTFTEVIGIGIVAGIVCALLSHSIFPPANLISEPVGAVACLVTYKSLRNKFSLSPAPSTLVGTLISGSTFVVVAMILVAPAILSKFATMGAFVAAIIPIVGLTAVANAIIVQILYLPASRVLARGRA; encoded by the coding sequence ATGAAATCTCAGGATATTGCCATTGTTGGAATCTTGCTTGCAGTCGGCGCAATAGTGCGCTATTTATCCCTTGTAATTCCGGGCCCTATCGTTTCAAATCTTGTAATAGCGTTTTACTGCCTTGCTATTATCCTTGTGATGCCCACATTCACAGAAGTCATAGGTATTGGGATTGTAGCAGGCATAGTTTGCGCACTTCTCAGTCACTCAATATTTCCACCTGCAAACCTTATCAGTGAGCCTGTGGGGGCCGTTGCCTGCCTGGTCACGTACAAAAGTCTCAGGAATAAGTTTTCACTTTCTCCTGCCCCTTCAACGCTGGTAGGAACTTTGATTAGCGGCTCAACATTTGTAGTCGTTGCGATGATTCTGGTCGCTCCTGCGATCCTGTCCAAGTTCGCAACCATGGGAGCTTTTGTAGCTGCTATAATCCCGATTGTGGGATTAACTGCGGTCGCCAATGCCATCATTGTGCAGATACTTTACCTGCCTGCCTCAAGGGTGCTTGCCCGGGGGAGAGCATGA
- a CDS encoding LSM domain-containing protein: protein MFPNKKVQKIVGSRIQVEMKGDLNLLEGTLKSVDDYMNLHLVDTMEIVKGEKVRSLGSVVLRGNNIILITPVEE, encoded by the coding sequence TTGTTCCCAAATAAAAAAGTTCAGAAAATTGTTGGATCAAGAATCCAGGTAGAAATGAAAGGCGATCTTAATCTGCTCGAAGGCACTCTTAAGAGCGTGGACGACTATATGAACCTCCATCTCGTGGACACCATGGAGATCGTAAAAGGAGAAAAAGTTCGTTCCCTTGGTTCAGTAGTACTTCGCGGTAATAACATTATACTGATCACTCCTGTAGAAGAATAA
- a CDS encoding helix-turn-helix transcriptional regulator, with amino-acid sequence MDLEEEAYNIIKRHKEGVFQNVIWKELNIDSRKCSRIIKKLLDKDLIIREVGVSNGARTYLLKAKEEVKEKYDLLLAGELFSSCTGCTGDCQPEYCGRLSEWIGNLVQEDKKSEETDEIKADVEDEDEAEEDKAEEEM; translated from the coding sequence ATGGATCTTGAAGAAGAAGCCTATAATATAATAAAAAGACATAAAGAAGGCGTTTTCCAGAACGTCATCTGGAAAGAGTTGAATATCGACAGCAGAAAATGCTCCAGAATCATAAAAAAACTTCTGGATAAAGACCTTATTATACGAGAGGTTGGAGTCTCAAACGGAGCAAGAACATACCTACTGAAAGCGAAGGAAGAGGTTAAGGAAAAATATGACCTTCTGCTTGCAGGAGAATTGTTTTCGTCCTGTACAGGCTGCACTGGCGACTGTCAACCAGAATACTGTGGGAGACTCAGCGAATGGATTGGCAACCTCGTGCAAGAGGATAAAAAATCGGAAGAGACAGATGAAATAAAAGCCGATGTCGAAGATGAGGACGAAGCTGAAGAGGACAAAGCTGAAGAAGAAATGTGA
- a CDS encoding DUF3467 domain-containing protein, producing MTEDVESRENIESAASKKIKKGITIEFMKPENFRQIYAIGAAGGHSPYDFRIGFYNDTPKLFGDSSESRVIQRRVETEVILSPVAALELSRWLTQHINEYESVFGPIARAIPRPKKESSAKLVDESTDLQGYI from the coding sequence ATGACCGAGGATGTTGAATCCAGGGAAAATATTGAAAGCGCAGCTTCTAAAAAGATTAAGAAAGGTATTACAATCGAATTTATGAAGCCTGAGAACTTCAGGCAGATATATGCTATAGGAGCTGCAGGTGGGCACAGCCCCTATGATTTCAGGATCGGTTTTTATAATGACACTCCAAAACTGTTTGGGGATTCCTCGGAATCAAGAGTTATCCAGAGGCGTGTAGAAACCGAAGTGATACTTTCTCCGGTAGCTGCACTTGAGCTTTCCCGCTGGCTGACCCAGCATATAAATGAATATGAATCCGTTTTTGGGCCCATTGCAAGAGCAATCCCGAGACCAAAAAAGGAGTCATCTGCAAAGCTTGTTGACGAAAGTACGGACCTCCAGGGTTACATCTGA